A genome region from Plasmodium vivax chromosome 11, whole genome shotgun sequence includes the following:
- a CDS encoding falcilysin, putative (encoded by transcript PVX_115000A), whose product MKLMRVFGYLNIITNCVNGLLCKAEKRKYNVFTNSFIYSISTTNLYSFTAMMNKSPEWVQEKCPEHKSYNILEKRFSDKFQMTYTVYEHKKAKTQVIALGSNDPLDVEQTFAFYVKTLTNSGKGIPHILEHTVLSGSKNFNYKDSMGLLEKGTLNTHLNAYTFNDRTVYMAGSMNNRDFFNIMAVYMDSVFQPNVLENKFIFQTEGWTYEVEKLKDEEKNADVPKIKDYKVSYNGIVYSEMKGSFSSPLQYLYYLIMKNIFPDNVHSNISGGDPKEIPTLTYEEFKEFYYKNYNPKKIKVIFFSKNNPTELLNFVDDYLNQLDFTKYRDDAVENVNYQEYKKGPFYVKKKFADHSEEKENLVSISWLLNPKKNDLLDVDLSLESPQDYFALLIINNLLTHTTESVLYKALIDCGLGNTVIDTGLDDSLVQFIFSIGLKGIKEKNEKNVSLDVVHYEVEKVVLKALQKVVDEGFNKSAVEASINNIEFVLKEANLKTSKSVDYIFEMASRLNYNRDPLLIFEFEKHLNVVKDKIKNEPKYLEKFIEKHFINNNHRAVILMEGDENYGKEQEDLEKETLKKKIESLTEKERDDIIVDFENLTKYKNMVESPEHLDNFPIISISDLNKETLEIPANAYFTSTAEENNMEKYNKVKASEDVMKKNMDHLIDKYVLKGAQGGAATDGAAKQGDSSDGEIPMLVYEMPTSGILYLQFIFNLDHLSLEEMSYLNLFKMLILENKTMKRSSEEFVILREKNIGNIMANVALYSISDHLKVTSKYNAHGLFNFEMHVLSHKCNESLEIALEALKDSDFSNKKKIVEILKRKINGMKTVFSSKGYSLLLKYVKSQMNAKYYAHDLVFGYGNYLKLQEQLKLAESDFPQFEQILNRIRNKIFTKKNLLISVTSDAAALDQLFVHSKESLKNLLGYFEENDAKSGEAETIGWNEEIKQSKVIEKEQKKKEFFVIPTFVNAVSMAGMLFNEKEFLDPSFIVIVAALKNSYLWETVRGLNGAYGVFADIEYDGAVVFLSARDPNLEKTLQTFKESAQGLRKMADTMTKNDLRRYIINAIGNIDKPRRGVELSKLSLLRIISNETKQDRIDFRKRIMETTKEDFYKFADLLEKKIAEFEKNIVIITSKEKASEYSTNVDQDFKQIHIE is encoded by the coding sequence ATGAAATTAATGAGAGTTTTTGGGTATTTAAATATCATCACAAATTGTGTTAATGGCTTACTAtgcaaagcggaaaaaagaaaatataatgtgTTTACGAACAGCTTCATTTACTCCATAAGCACGACGAACTTGTATTCATTTACGGCCATGATGAATAAGTCTCCCGAGTGGGTACAGGAAAAATGCCCGGAGCATAAGAGCTACAACATTCTTGAGAAGAGGTTCAGTGACAAATTCCAAATGACGTACACGGTGTATGAGCATAAGAAGGCGAAAACGCAGGTCATAGCACTGGGGTCGAACGACCCCCTGGATGTAGAACAGACTTTTGCCTTTTACGTGAAAACGTTGACAAATTCTGGGAAGGGAATTCCCCACATTTTGGAGCACACCGTTTTGTCCGGCTCGAAAAACTTCAATTATAAGGACTCCATGGGCCTCCTGGAAAAAGGGACGCTAAATACGCACCTGAATGCATACACGTTTAATGACCGAACTGTGTACATGGCTGGGTCGATGAACAACCGAGATTTTTTCAACATCATGGCTGTTTACATGGATAGCGTGTTCCAACCGAATGTactggaaaataaatttattttccaaacgGAGGGGTGGACGTACGAAGTGGAGAAGCTCAAggatgaagagaaaaatgcaGACGTTCCAAAAATTAAGGATTACAAGGTGTCCTACAATGGCATCGTTTACAGCGAGATGAAAGGATCCTTTAGCAGTCCACTACAATATCTGTACTACCTCATAATGAAGAATATCTTTCCAGATAATGTCCACTCGAACATCAGTGGTGGAGACCCCAAGGAGATTCCTACCTTGACGTACGAAGAGTTTAAAGAATTTTActacaaaaattataacccCAAAAAGATTAAGGTGATCTTTTTCAGCAAGAATAACCCCACGGAGCTGCTAAATTTTGTGGACGATTATCTAAACCAGTTAGATTTTACCAAGTATAGAGACGATGCTGTGGAGAATGTAAACTACCAGGAGTACAAAAAAGGGCCCTTctatgtgaagaagaagtttGCTGACCATTctgaggaaaaagaaaatttggTTTCCATTTCTTGGTTGTTAAATCCGAAGAAAAATGACCTACTCGATGTAGATCTCAGTTTGGAATCGCCGCAAGATTATTTCGCCCTGCTGATTATAAACAATCTACTTACGCACACGACCGAGAGCGTTTTGTACAAAGCGTTGATCGATTGCGGCTTGGGAAACACAGTCATAGATACAGGCCTGGACGACAGCCTCGTACAGTTCATCTTTAGCATCGGCCTGAAAGGAATAAAGGAgaagaatgaaaagaacGTAAGTTTGGACGTAGTACATTACGAGGTGGAGAAGGTCGTTTTGAAAGCGCTGCAAAAAGTGGTAGACGAAGGGTTTAACAAATCTGCAGTGGAGGCCTCCATAAATAACATCGAATTTGTGTTGAAGGAGGCCAACTTGAAAACGTCCAAAAGTGTAGACTACATTTTTGAGATGGCCTCTAGGCTGAACTATAATAGGGACCCCCTTCTCATTTTCGAATTTGAAAAGCACCTGAATGTGGTTAAGGATAAGATAAAGAATGAGCCAAAGTATTTGGAGAAATTTATAGAAAAGCActtcataaataataaccaCAGAGCGGTTATCCTCATGGAGGGAGATGAAAATTATGGAAAGGAACAGGAAGACTTAGAGAAGGAgaccttaaaaaaaaaaattgaaagcttgacggaaaaggaaagagatGACATCATCGTcgattttgaaaatttaacCAAGTACAAAAATATGGTAGAATCGCCTGAACATTTGGATAACTTCCCCATAATAAGCATTTCAGATTTGAACAAAGAAACGTTGGAGATTCCCGCGAATGCCTATTTTACCTCCACCGCTGAGGAGAACAACATGGAGAAGTATAACAAAGTGAAAGCGAGTGAAGAtgtgatgaagaaaaacatggACCATCTGATTGACAAGTACGTTTTGAAAGGTGCCCAAGGTGGGGCAGCCACGGACGGAGCCGCCAAACAGGGCGATTCCTCCGATGGGGAGATACCAATGCTCGTTTATGAAATGCCGACCAGTGGAATCCTCTACCTGCAGTTCATCTTCAACCTGGACCATCTGTCGCTTGAGGAGATGAGCTACCTGAATCTGTTCAAAATGCTCATCCTGGAGAACAAGACGATGAAGAGGTCATCTGAAGAGTTTGTCATTTTGAGGGAAAAGAACATTGGAAATATTATGGCCAACGTTGCCTTGTACTCCATCAGCGACCATTTGAAGGTTACCAGCAAGTATAACGCGCACGGGCTGTTCAACTTCGAAATGCATGTGCTCAGTCATAAGTGCAATGAATCGCTGGAGATTGCCTTGGAGGCACTGAAAGACTCGGACTTTTCTAACAAGAAAAAGATCGTAGAAattttgaagaggaaaatcaACGGAATGAAGACCGTATTCAGCTCCAAGGGGTATTCCCTGCTGCTGAAATATGTGAAGTCCCAAATGAACGCCAAGTACTATGCACACGATTTGGTCTTTGGGTACGGGAACTACCTCAAGCTGCAAGAACAGTTGAAGCTGGCCGAATCGGATTTCCCCCAATTTGAGCAAATTCTAAACAGgataagaaataaaatattcaccAAGAAGAACCTACTAATTAGCGTAACGTCAGACGCGGCTGCGTTGGACCAACTTTTTGTACACTCCAAAGAGTCCCTTAAAAATTTACTGGGTTACTTTGAGGAGAATGACGCCAAgagcggtgaagcggaaACCATCGGATggaatgaagaaataaaacaaagcaaagttatagaaaaggaacaaaagaaaaaggaattctTTGTCATCCCAACATTTGTAAATGCCGTTTCTATGGCTGGAATGTTGTTTaatgaaaaggaatttttaGACCCATCCTTCATCGTTATCGTAGCGGCTTTGAAGAATTCCTACTTATGGGAAACAGTCAGAGGCCTCAACGGGGCGTACGGCGTTTTTGCAGATATTGAATATGACGGGGCGGTCGTGTTCCTATCTGCGAGGGACCCCAATTTGGAGAAAACCCTCCAGACCTTTAAAGAATCTGCCCAAGGACTCAGAAAAATGGCAGACACCATGACGAAAAATGACCTACGTAGGTACATCATCAACGCGATAGGAAATATAGACAAGCCCAGAAGGGGAGTCGAACTGAGCAAGCTGTCCCTCTTGAGAATCATCTCCAATGAGACGAAGCAGGACCGAATTGACTTCAGAAAAAGAATCATGGAAACGACCAAGGAagatttttacaaatttgcgGACCTGCTAGAGAAGAAAATTGCCGAGTTTGAGAAAAACATCGTCATCATCACGAGCAAGGAGAAGGCCAGCGAGTACTCCACCAACGTCGACCAGGACTTCAAGCAGATCCACATCGAGTAG
- a CDS encoding arginine N-methyltransferase 5, putative (encoded by transcript PVX_115010A) translates to MPLKNKYGVLKIGIEYDYGAGDDHEVDELAPDFLVTKLFRGSQAQGKSLSDSNGASNGASNLAALPRAGPNAYKVDPLFGHKFEDNDIWKQHIYGFTSEWIDPDNESEQVSSYSLDALNKEMQWASYISLSHLIVNPPSYRQCDNYARCINANVHNYNGVSIIVKVPLAIRVEGEADTDSPPEGISSPPLSTPGEGEPSYQTLNGWNLWANFTPYCNHNFSNLSVGIELVNIQNVDIYSINLDVWKSEPVKLILIPLDVFAIDSKTGYPYLPKKLKDLLVHFFRKNIEIVLTGRGKNEYPLLNGVKKEGRYNSGAHHSDAHHLKCCIYYLKRLFMSIENFDRDTLFDSAYWDYLQIPLQPLKDNLPSQTYEIFEKDRTKYEQYELAISKYLSVELQKGGDNNGKGRNRDFIIFVVGAGRGPLVDCTLQALEKNKISKFQIYAIEKNDSAILVLQNRVTNPKWKQVHVIHSDMRYLQMGKKADLIVSELLGSFGDNELFPECLDGIQKYLQEDGVSIPQNCISYMEPISCAQIYHKIGQNNFTGYNEIFYIVNMYSYCKISDDEPAECFSFQVPNRQVQKDNSHNNRYKRLNFTINMNAYLHGFLCYFKSQLYEDVFLSIEPNTHTKNLHSWYPLYIPINKIMLLKQGQTLSVSIWRLTDNHKIWYEWCVNEPQPTCIHNYNARHFSIGR, encoded by the coding sequence ATGCCGCTGAAGAACAAGTACggggttttaaaaattgggatAGAGTACGACTACGGCGCGGGGGATGACCACGAGGTAGACGAGTTGGCTCCGGATTTCCTCGTAACCAAGCTGTTCAGGGGGAGCCAGGCACAAGGAAAATCGCTGAGCGATTCGAACGGCGCCTCTAACGGCGCTTCCAACCTGGCTGCTTTGCCACGCGCAGGCCCGAACGCGTATAAGGtggaccccctttttggtcaCAAATTTGAGGACAACGACATCTGGAAGCAACACATCTACGGGTTCACCTCTGAGTGGATCGACCCGGATAATGAGAGCGAGCAAGTCAGCTCATATTCTCTCGACGCGCTGAACAAAGAAATGCAGTGGGCCAGCTACATATCCCTATCGCACCTAATTGTGAACCCCCCATCTTATAGGCAGTGTGACAATTACGCTAGATGCATAAATGCGAATGTTCACAACTACAATGGGGTGTCTATCATTGTGAAAGTGCCTCTCGCAATACGGgtggaaggggaagcggaTACGGATAGCCCCCCTGAAGGAATTTCATCTCCCCCCCTGAGTACCCCTGGAGAAGGGGAACCCTCCTACCAAACTTTAAATGGCTGGAATTTATGGGCAAATTTTACCCCCTACTGCAACCACAATTTTTCCAACCTGAGTGTAGGCATCGAATTGGTGAACATTCAAAATGTAGACATTTATAGCATCAATTTGGACGTGTGGAAATCTGAGCCAGTGAAATTAATCCTCATACCGTTGGACGTATTTGCCATTGATTCCAAGACGGGTTACCCTTATCTGCCCAAGAAGTTAAAAGACCTGTTAGTCCacttttttagaaaaaatatagaaattgTCCTAAcaggaaggggcaaaaatgagtACCCCCTGCTAAATGGAGTGAAGAAGGAGGGAAGATACAATAGTGGTGCCCATCACTCCGATGCACACCACCTCAAGTGCTGCATTTATTACCTAAAAAGGCTCTTCATGTCCATCGAAAATTTCGATAGGGACACCCTTTTTGATAGCGCCTATTGGGACTACTTGCAGATACCTTTGCAACCCCTGAAGGATAATTTACCCTCCCAAACGTACGAGATTTTCGAAAAAGACAGAACTAAATATGAGCAGTATGAACTAGCCATTAGTAAGTACCTCTCCGTGGAactacaaaaagggggagataacaatgggaagggaagaaacaGAGACTTCATCATCTTCGTGGTAGGCGCAGGAAGAGGACCACTAGTCGACTGTACCCTGCAAGctctggaaaaaaataaaatctcCAAGTTTCAAATTTACgcaatagaaaaaaatgatagtgCCATTTTAGTGTTACAAAATAGGGTTACCAACCCTAAGTGGAAACAAGTGCACGTAATACATAGCGATATGAGGTatctccaaatggggaaaaaggcaGACCTAATCGTAAGTGAATTGCTAGGCTCCTTTGGAGACAACGAATTATTTCCAGAATGCTTAGATGGAATACAGAAGTATCTTCAAGAGGATGGGGTGAGCATACCGCAAAATTGTATCTCCTACATGGAGCCCATTTCTTGCGCACAAATTTACCACAAAATAGGGCAAAATAATTTCACAGGgtataatgaaatattttacattgtCAATATGTACTCCTACTGCAAAATTTCGGATGATGAACCGGCAGAGTGTTTCTCTTTTCAAGTCCCCAACAGGCAAGTCCAAAAGGATAACTCGCACAATAATCGCTACAAGCGTTTGAACTTTACCATTAATATGAACGCATATCTGCATGGCTTTTTGTGCTACTTTAAAAGCCAGCTGTATGAGGATGTCTTCTTGTCCATCGAGCCTAATACACATACGAAGAATTTACACAGCTGGTACCCTCTGTATATCcccataaataaaattatgcttCTGAAACAAGGCCAGACCTTGTCTGTAAGTATCTGGCGCCTGACGGATAACCACAAAATTTGGTACGAATGGTGTGTTAACGAGCCGCAGCCAACCTGCATTCACAACTACAATGCGAGGCACTTTTCGATCGGCCGATGA
- a CDS encoding poly(A)-binding protein, putative (encoded by transcript PVX_115005A), whose translation MLEDLENKMEWNKNFQANSIFVYNFPSEWMENDIKKNFMIFGTINNVIIDKDINMYAYIQFHDGEACQKAMEVMNGKEVSGKVLKVTARKVVEECMDMNATKIEAPQKTQPNSENKKTTLFVFYLPPHWNDQDLFDKFKTFGNLESATVAKKNDKTSKGYGFVVYTDPHSAAMAISNMNKVEVYTGKRLKVLLKSSSNENSKKKIKPGCTIFVFYLPNDWSDKDLKRHFSHYGNILGATIKRETNGKSRGYGFINFENQQSAINAVAGMNGFNAGNKYLKVSIKKGEEQYLAPQYLNIDRMGNNSYGSPPPPPPPMTCHGNDSPNFGNGDMYSIQSTLPNSRFNSRVSTNEMHQSFINSQYGHFPYNFFKNNEQAPYMQRSYNKNYNNMGKT comes from the exons ATGTTGGAAGATTTG gaaaacaaaatggaatggAATAAAAACTTTCAAGCGAACAGCATATTTGTGTATAATTTTCCAAGTGAATGGATGGAAAATGACATCAAAAAA aACTTCATGATTTTCGGAACCATAAACAATGTCATAATAGACAAGGACATAAACATGTACGCCTACATCCAGTTCCACGACGGCGAGGCGTGCCAAAAGGCGATGGAAGTTATGAATGGGAAGGAAGTGAGCGGGAAGGTTCTGAAGGTCACTGCCAGGAAAGTGGTGGAAGAGTGCATGGACATGAATGCTACGAAAATTGAGGCCCCGCAGAAAACTCAa CCAAatagtgaaaataaaaaaacgacactttttgttttttacctGCCTCCCCATTGGAATGACCAAGATTTATTCGAT aaatttaAAACCTTCGGAAATTTGGAAAGCGCCACGgtcgccaaaaaaaatgacaaaacgAGTAAAGGGTACGGTTTCGTTGTTTACACGGACCCCCACAGCGCCGCAATGGCCATATCAAATATGAACAAGGTGGAAGTGTACACAGGGAAGCGGCTCAAG GTCCTGTTAAAGTCCAGCTCCAACGAAAACAGCAAGAAGAAGATAAAACCCGGGTGCaccattttcgttttttatttaccaaATGACTGGAGTGATAAGGATTTGAAGAGG caCTTTTCGCACTACGGAAACATCCTGGGCGCAACgataaaaagagaaacgaACGGAAAGAGCAGAGGGTACGGCTTCATTAACTTCGAGAATCAGCAAAGTGCCATCAATGCCGTGGCCGGTATGAATGGATTCAACGCGGGcaacaaatatttaaaagtctccataaaaaagggggaggaaca GTATTTGGCCCCACAGTACCTAAACATCGATCGAATGGGAAACaat TCCTACGGGTCGCCACCTCCGCCTCCCCCACCCATGACGTGCCATGGAAACGACTCACCCAACTTCGGAAACGGCGATATGTATTCCATCCAAAGCACTCTACCCAACAGTAGATTCAACTCCCGAGTTTCAACCAATGAAATGCACCAATCTTTTATAAATTCGCAGTATGGCCACTTCCCCTAtaacttcttcaaaaataatGAGCAGGCGCCATACATGCAGAGATCTTACAACAAGAATTACAACAACATGGGAAAGACTTAA